Proteins co-encoded in one Actinomadura luteofluorescens genomic window:
- a CDS encoding cytochrome d ubiquinol oxidase subunit II, with amino-acid sequence MDSLAVVLLAVFSAGYLVLAGADVGVGMLLPWLGRDQRERRLVIASFAPFFLGNEVWLVAAAGLVAGAFPGLEHGLVEELYPLFAVLLFGWVVRDMGLWLRGRVDAAAWRGVWDAAIVAGSWALALAWGSVLGSVLAGGGLGVGSVAGLPLAALFAWHGAGFARWRLPAGLAERAGRVPARYGLSALVMAGAPVVAGVQVEWSRVVAEGAGLTMTAVVTVVVLPLLLASQALVWWTFRGRVESPSYL; translated from the coding sequence ATGGATTCTCTCGCGGTGGTGTTGCTGGCGGTGTTCTCGGCCGGCTATCTGGTGCTGGCGGGCGCCGATGTCGGGGTGGGGATGCTGCTGCCGTGGCTGGGGCGGGACCAGCGGGAGCGGCGGTTGGTGATCGCGTCGTTCGCGCCGTTCTTCCTGGGCAACGAGGTGTGGCTGGTGGCGGCGGCGGGCCTGGTGGCGGGCGCGTTCCCGGGGCTGGAGCACGGGCTGGTGGAGGAGCTGTATCCGCTGTTCGCGGTGCTGCTGTTCGGGTGGGTCGTGCGGGACATGGGCCTGTGGTTGCGGGGCCGGGTGGACGCGGCGGCGTGGCGTGGTGTGTGGGACGCGGCGATCGTGGCGGGGAGCTGGGCGCTGGCGCTGGCGTGGGGGTCGGTGCTGGGGTCGGTGCTGGCCGGTGGCGGGCTGGGTGTGGGGAGTGTTGCGGGGTTGCCGTTGGCGGCGCTGTTCGCCTGGCATGGTGCGGGTTTCGCTCGTTGGCGCCTTCCGGCAGGGCTGGCGGAGCGTGCCGGGCGGGTTCCGGCGCGGTACGGGTTGTCGGCGCTGGTGATGGCGGGGGCGCCGGTGGTGGCCGGGGTGCAGGTGGAGTGGTCGCGGGTCGTGGCGGAGGGTGCGGGGCTGACGATGACGGCGGTGGTGACGGTGGTGGTGCTGCCGTTGCTGTTGGCGTCGCAGGCGCTGGTGTGGTGGACGTTCCGGGGGCGTGTGGAGTCGCCCTCGTACCTGTAG
- a CDS encoding cytochrome ubiquinol oxidase subunit I → MLMGADPLVLARVQFALTAGTHFLFVALTLGLATLVALTQTRAVVSGSAVHARMVRFWGQLYVINYAVGIVTGLVMEFQFGLNWSGLSRVTGNVFGAPLALETIVAFFVESTFLGLWIFGWDRLNRWVHLALIWVVTLTAYLSAYFVLVANGWLQRPVGFVMVDGVARLDDVGALLANPTALLAFFHVLFGGLLTAGFFMAGVSGFHLLRRTSEVEFFRRSMRIGLLTVMVSVMPVVVFGGMQFQYAQPTKTGGHEAAAAVADFTARFGPDDYRAPVLAGVGEAVMVTVWLLMLLVAAVALVKFPFGRWLVRGRVFHVLMIAAVPLPYVAMLAGWVFREVGRQPWMVYGVLKTRDALSPGVGSGAITVSFVAFSVLFAVLFGVNAWLLARFARRGPEGAGLGASPPAEPAAPLMSPTF, encoded by the coding sequence GTGCTGATGGGTGCGGACCCGCTGGTTCTGGCGCGGGTGCAGTTCGCGTTGACGGCCGGCACGCATTTTCTGTTCGTGGCGCTGACGCTGGGGTTGGCGACGCTGGTGGCGTTGACGCAGACGCGTGCGGTGGTGTCGGGCAGTGCGGTGCATGCGCGGATGGTGCGGTTCTGGGGGCAGTTGTATGTCATCAACTATGCGGTGGGGATCGTCACCGGGTTGGTGATGGAGTTCCAGTTCGGGTTGAACTGGTCGGGGCTGTCGCGGGTGACGGGGAACGTGTTCGGGGCGCCGTTGGCGCTGGAGACGATCGTGGCGTTCTTCGTGGAGTCGACGTTCCTGGGGTTGTGGATCTTCGGGTGGGATCGGCTGAACCGGTGGGTGCATCTGGCGCTGATCTGGGTGGTGACGTTGACGGCGTATCTGTCGGCGTACTTCGTGCTGGTGGCGAACGGGTGGCTGCAGCGTCCGGTGGGGTTCGTGATGGTGGACGGTGTGGCGCGGCTGGACGACGTGGGGGCGCTGCTGGCGAATCCGACGGCGTTGCTGGCGTTCTTCCATGTGCTGTTCGGGGGGTTGCTGACGGCGGGGTTCTTCATGGCGGGGGTGAGTGGTTTTCATCTGCTGCGGCGGACGTCGGAGGTGGAGTTCTTCCGGCGGTCGATGCGGATCGGGTTGCTGACGGTGATGGTGTCGGTGATGCCGGTGGTGGTGTTCGGCGGGATGCAGTTCCAGTACGCGCAGCCGACGAAGACGGGTGGGCATGAGGCGGCTGCCGCGGTGGCGGATTTCACGGCGCGGTTCGGGCCGGACGACTATCGGGCGCCGGTGCTGGCGGGGGTCGGCGAGGCGGTGATGGTGACGGTGTGGTTGCTGATGCTGCTGGTGGCGGCGGTGGCGTTGGTGAAGTTCCCGTTCGGGCGGTGGCTGGTGCGGGGGCGGGTGTTCCACGTGCTGATGATCGCGGCGGTGCCGCTGCCGTATGTGGCGATGCTGGCGGGGTGGGTGTTCCGTGAGGTGGGGCGGCAGCCGTGGATGGTGTACGGGGTGCTGAAGACGCGGGACGCGTTGTCGCCGGGTGTGGGGTCGGGGGCGATCACGGTGTCGTTCGTGGCGTTCTCGGTGCTGTTCGCGGTGCTGTTCGGGGTGAACGCGTGGCTGCTGGCGCGGTTCGCGCGGCGGGGGCCGGAGGGTGCGGGGCTGGGTGCCTCTCCCCCGGCGGAGCCGGCCGCGCCGTTGATGAGCCCGACGTTCTGA